One window of the Macaca thibetana thibetana isolate TM-01 chromosome 1, ASM2454274v1, whole genome shotgun sequence genome contains the following:
- the LOC126955975 gene encoding basic proline-rich protein-like — protein sequence MRYTPPPPPPPPPPPPPPPPPPPPPPPPPPPPPPPPPPTPPPPPPPPPPPPPPPPPPPPPPPPPPPPPPPPPPPPPPPPPPPPPPPPPPPPPPPPPPPPPPPPPPPPPPPPPPPPPPPPPPPPPPPPPPPPPPPPPPPPPPPPPPPPPPPPPPPPPPPPPPPPPPPPPPPPPPPPPPPPPPPPPPPPPPPPPPPPPPPPPPPPPPPPPPPPPPPPPPPPPPPPPPPPPPPPPPPPPPPPPPPPPPPPPPPPPPPPPPPPPPPPPPPPPPPPPPPPPPPPPPPPPPPPPPPPPPPPPPPPPPPPPPPPPPPPPPPPPPPPPPPPPPPPPPPPPPPPPPPPPPPPPPPPPPPPPPPPPPPPPPPPPPPPPPPPPPPPPPPPPPPPPPPPPPPPPPPPPPPPPPPPPPPPPPPPPPPPPPPPPPPPPPPPPPPPPPPPPPPPPPPPPPPPPPTPPPPPPPPPPPPPPPPPPPPPPPPPPPPPPPPPPPPPPPPPPPPPPPPPPPPPPP from the coding sequence ATGAGGtataccccccccccccccccccccccccccccccccccccccccccccccccccccccccccccccccccccccccccccccccccccccccccccccccccccccccacccccccccccccccccccccccccccccccccccccccccccccccccccccccccccccccccccccccccccccccccccccccccccccccccccccccccccccccccccccccccccccccccccccccccccccccccccccccccccccccccccccccccccccccccccccccccccccccccccccccccccccccccccccccccccccccccccccccccccccccccccccccccccccccccccccccccccccccccccccccccccccccccccccccccccccccccccccccccccccccccccccccccccccccccccccccccccccccccccccccccccccccccccccccccccccccccccccccccccccccccccccccccccccccccccccccccccccccccccccccccccccccccccccccccccccccccccccccccccccccccccccccccccccccccccccccccccccccccccccccccccccccccccccccccccccccccccccccccccccccccccccccccccccccccccccccccccccccccccccccccccccccccccccccccccccccccccccccccccccccccccccccccccccccccccccccccccccccccccccccccccccccccccccccccccccccccccccccccccccccccccccccccccccccccccccccccaccccccccccccccccccccccccccccccccccccccccccccccccccccccccccccccccccccccccccccccccccccccccccccccccccccccccccccccccccccccccccccccccccccccccccccccccccccccccccccccacccccccccccccccccccccccccccccaccccccccccccccccccccccccccccccccccccccccccccccccccccccccccccccccccccccccccccccccccccccccccccccccccccccccccccccccccccccccccccccccccccccccccccccccccccccccccccccccccccccccccccccccccccccccccccccccccccccccccccccccccccccccccccccccccccccccccccccccccccccccccccccccccccccccccccccccccccccccccccccccccccccccaaccccccccccccccccccccccccccccccccccccccccccccccccccccccccccccccccccccccccccccccccccccccccccccccccccccccccccccccccccccccccccccccccccccccccccccccccccccccccccccccccccccccc